From the genome of Candidatus Eisenbacteria bacterium:
TCGCCTTCCCGGAGTGGAGACCCTGGAGGTAGGCGCGCCATGGCGAGACGGCGCGCGATTGTCGGCGCGGGGGTCTTGTCGTAGAGGTCGCGTCCCATGGTCGACATGCCGGTGCACGACGCCGTCTCCTGGCCGACGGCGGAGGAGCTGGCGGTGAAGATGCTCGGCGAGTGCGGACATCGCTCGCCGTTGGCGGCGCGGGACGGCCACGAGCCGTTCGTCGACGAGGCGCGCCGCGTGCTCCTGTGCGCCGACACCGTCGACCTTGCGCGACTCGGGACTCCTCCACGCTCGTTCGAGCCGGCCGGGCGGCGAGCCCGCATCTTCTTCGACCCGCAGGCGCTCACCTGCGGCGTCCTCACCTGCGGCGGCCTCTGCCCGGGGCTCAACAACGTCGTGCGCGCGATCGTGCTGCGGCTCGCCTACGACTACCGGGTTCCGCGCATCTACGGCTTCCGCTACGGCTACGCGGGCCTCGCCCATCCCGACGTGCACGAGCCGGTCCTTCTCGATCCCGAAGGTGTCGAGCACATCCACGAGCGTGGGGGCACGGCGCTCGGCTCGTCGCGCGGCCCGCAGGACCTCGGCCGGATGGTCGATACGCTCGTCCGCCTCGACGTGAAGCTCCTCTTCGTCATCGGGGGCGACGGCGGGCTGCGCGGGGCATCGGCGCTCGCCACCGAGATCGCGCGGCGCGACCTGCCGATCGGGGTCGTCGGCGTCCCGAAGACCATCGACAACGACCTGCTGTGGACCTGGCGCAGCTTCGGCTTCGAGACCGCGGTCGAGGCCGCACGCTCCGTGCTCGCGTCCGCGCACGAGGAAGCCCGCGGCGCCTACAACGGAATCGGGCTCGTGAAGCTGATGGGCCGCTACGCCGGGTTCGTGGCCGCGCACGCGACGCTGGCGAGCGGCGACGTGAATTTCTGCCTGGTGCCGGAACGTCCCTTCGTGCTCGAAGGGCCCGACGGCTTCCTTGCGGCGCTCGAGGCGCGCCTCGCGGCCAAGCACCACGCGGTGGTCGTCGTCGCAGAGGGCGCCGGGCAGGAGCTGCTGTCGGACGGAGGAGTCCCCGCGCGCGACGCGTCCGGCAACGTCAAGCTGAAGGACGTCGGCACGTTCCTTCGCGACCGGCTCGCCGCGCATTTCACCGAACGGCGCATCGAGGCCACCGTCCGATACATCGATCCGAGCTATACGATACGGAGTCTGCCGACGAACTCGTTCGATGCGCAGCTCTGCCTCGCGCTCGGGCAGCACGCCGTCCACGCCGGCATGGCGGGGCGAACCGACCTGCTGGTCGCCGTGTGGAACCAGCGCTTCGTGCACGTCCCCATCCCGATCGCCGTCGCCGCCCAGCGCCGGCTCGATCCGCACGGCGAGCTGTGGCAGCGCGTCCTCGAGTCGACCGGCCAGTCGCTCTGAGCTCAGCCGCGCGTCGTGCGAAGCAGCGGGACGCAGTCCGCGGCGCACGGCGACGACGGATCGGGGACTGCCGCGGGTCGGTGCAGCACCGCCGTCGTCGGCGTGATCACCACGCGCTTGCCGTTCTCGACCACCGCCGTGCCGTCGACGATCAGGCTGTAGTCGCCCTCGGTCCGCACGGGATAGAGGAGCGATACCGACGGCCGCGCCGTCGCGTTGGCTCCTGTCCGCCTCCCGACCTCGGTCACGAGCACGTCGCCGTCCCAGCGTACGGCGCCGTGCACCGCGTGCGGGGTGCCGTCGTCGGAGACCGTGAGCAGGTACGCGGTACCGCCGCGCTCCAGGGTCGCGGCGCGCAGGCGTTCGAGCGGCACCGGAATGCTCATCGACGATGGGGAGCATAGCGGCCGGGAAGCGATGAAACCAGAGTAGCCCATCCTGACCAGCGCCGATGTTTTTCCGTGCCGTCCGTTGAATCGCACCGGAGCGCGATGGCAAGATGCGCCCGCGATGCGCCGCAGCCGCGCGCACGCGACGATCACGACGGGTCATTATCCACCGGAGGAGAAGCGCCCATGAGAGTCCAGAGGCACTGGTACCTGACACTCGTTGCGTTCGTCGCGCTCGCGTGCGCCAACAACAGAGCATCGCTGGCGCAGCCGCAGGGCGCGACCCAGGAGCTCGAGCACCTCGTCGCGCCGATCGCGCTCTATCCGGACCCGCTGATTGCGCAGATCCTGCCCGCGTCGACGAAGCCGCTCGAGGTCATGGACGCCGCATCGGCGCTCGCCCAAGGACGACCGAGCGAAGCGACCGCGTCGCAGTGGGACCCGAGCATCCAGGCGCTGCTCTCCTATCCCACCGTCTTGAAGATGATGAACGACAAGATCGACTGGACGACGCGGCTCGGGCAGGCGTTCATCTCAAACCAGGGTGGCGTCATGGCGTCGATCCAGGCCGTACGGGCCCAGGCCAAGAACGCCGGCAACCTGAGCTCGAACAGCTACCAAACGGTGCAGACGCAGGGCAGCACGATCATCATCGAGCCGGCGAACCCCGCCTACATCTACGTGCCGCAGTACAACCCCGTCGCGATCCTCGAGCCGGCGCCCTACTACGCCTACGCCCCCCTCATGACGTTCGGCGTCGGCTTCGCGGCCGGCGCGGCCACTGCCTACGCGTGCGACTGGGGCAACTACGGGAGCTACGGCAGCGTCACGATCAACAACAACTACCACTACAACTATTCGAACGACTACAACGCGTACCACTCCGGCTACGGATCGTCGGGCTCCTACACCGCGTACCACCCGCAATCGGGCACCTACACGGGCTACAACTCCAGGACCGGAACCTACGGCGCGTACAATCCCTCGACCGGCAAGTACGGGACGTACAATCCGTCGACGGGCGCGTACGACAAGAACGGCCAGACCGGGACGTACCATCCGCCCTCGTCGAGCGGCAGCTACGGTGCGTCTCACAGCTACGATTCGAGCGGCTGGGGCGGGCGTTCCTCGTGGGGCGGCGAGAGCGGCTCCGGCGCTGATGCATTCCATGGCCTGGGTGGCGGCGGCTGGGGCGCGCAGGATGCGAGCAACCGTGGCTGGGGCAGCGGCGGCGGTCGGAGCTACGGCGGCGGTGGCTGGGGTGGTGGCGGGGGCTTTGGCGGCGGCGGAGGCTTCGGCGGCGGCGGTTTCGACCGCGGCGGCGGAGGCTGGGGCGGCGGCGGCTTCGGCGGCTTCCGTGGCGGCGGGTTTGGCGGGTTCCGCGGCGGCGGCCGGCGCTGAGCGCGCCACGAGATCGGAACGGAGATCACGACATGACGACTTCAAGGATGAACCTCCACCTCGCGGCTCCGCGCGCCGCCGTCTCGCTCGTCGCGCTCGCCCTGTGGGCATGCGCCACCCGCGGCCCTGCGCCCGCCTCGCATCCTGCGTCGGGAGGGGAGCAGCACTTCTCGACGCCGAAGGCTGCGGTCGACGCGCTGCTGGCGGCCTGCCGCGCGAACGACGACGCCAAGATCGTCGCCATCTTCGGCGAGCAGGCGAAGGGAATCATCGCCACGGGCGACGCCGCGACCGATCGCGAGCGCTGCCAGAAGCTGGACGAGGCCGCGCAGCAGTCGATGCGCCTCGATCCGAAGGGCGGCGCCCTGCACCTCGTCGTCGGCACGGACGACTGGACCATGCCCATTCCGCTCGTGAAGGACGGCAAGGGGTGGTACTTCGACACGGCCGAGGGCATGCAGGAGATTCGCCGGCGCCGGATCGGCGCCGACGAGCTGGAGGCCATCACCGCCTGCCGCTTCTACGTCCATGCGCAGGAGGACTACGCGCGCCGCACCCGCGGCGTCTATGCGCAGAAGCTCGCCAGCTCACCGGGCAAGAAGGACGGTCTCTACTGGCCCTCCAAAGGCACGCGCGACATGAGCCCGCTCGGCCCCGTCGCCGCCGTGGTCGAAGGCACGAAGGGTGAGCACCCGCACGGCACGTGGCGTGGCTACCACTTCCGCATTCTCACCCGGCAGGGAAGCGCCGCGCGGGGTGGAGCGAAGACCTATGTCGCCGGCGGCCGCATGACCGGCGGCTTCGCGCTCGTCGCCTATCCGATCGTCTATGGGACGTCGGGCATCATGACGTTCGTCGTGGGTCCGGACGGCCAGGTCTACGAGAAGGATCTCGGCGAGAAGACCGCCGAGCTCGCGGGCGCGATCACGGAGTACGATCCCGACGGCACGTGGAAGCGCGTGGGCGGGTGACGGGTGCGCACGGGGGCGCGTGAACATGCTCCCGTCGTGTGGTAACTCGCCCCGATGATGACATCCCACAAGTCGATCCTCGCCTCCGCCTTCCTCACCGCCCTCGCTGCGGTCTGGTGCACCGGATGTCCGCAGATGGCCATCGTGCAGGGGGCGACCATGGTCGCCGGCGCCGCCGCCGACGACCGCACGCTCGACCAGCAGGCCGCCGATCTCGACGTGAAGAGCACCGTCGAGGGCGCGCTGCTCAACACGAACGCCACGCTCGCCGCCAAGGTGAACGTCGACGTCTACCTGGGTCGCATCATGCTGACGGGCGTGGTCGGGAGCTGGGACGCGCGCCGGCAGGCCGTCGACATCACCCGGCAGGCCGCGCCCGGTCACGAGATCTTCGACGACATGGAGGTGGCGATCGGCAACAGCATCGCCGACTCGGCGACCGATTTCGCCGTCAACAAGGACCTGGGCGTGAACCTCCTCGCCGACGAGGGGCTCGCCTCACAGAGCTTCCAGCACCGGGTCGTCAACGGCACCGCCTTCATCATGGGCCAGGCACAGACGGAGGCCCAGATCGACGAAGCCCGGCGCGCGGCGCTGCAGACGCCCGGCATCAACCGGGTCGTGACGCACATCCTGTTGCGGTGAGCGCCGCGGCGACGAGCGCTGGCGCGGAGTCGGTGGGGTCGCGCCGGCGCGCGGCTGCGATCGCGCACGTTGCTGCCGCGGCGCTCTGCCTGTGCGGCTGCAGCCGCCTGTTCGGTGCCCGCGCGACCCTCGGACCCGGAGCCATCGTGCGCGGGCGCGGGCTCTACAACGAGGTCATAAGCAGTACCAACAACGAGCAGACGCTCGAGCTGATCGTCCACGCGCGCTACGGCGAGCCGTCCGGGCTGCTCTCGGTCTCGAGCATCACGGCCAACCTACGTACATCGACGTTGACCGCGGCCCAGTTCGGCATCGGTCCGTCGAGCAACTACTCGGGCAACATCGTGCCGCTCTCCGTCGGGGTCGCGTACGAGGAGAATCCGACCATCGCTTACACGCCGGTGCAAGGCGAGCGTTTCGCGAAGGCGATCCTGGCTCCGGTCGGCCTCGACGTGCTGGTGCTGCTGGGCGGCATCGAGCATGCGCCGGCCAAGCTCATCTCGATCCTCGTCAAGCAGGTCAACGGGTTGCAGAATCCACTCTACGGTCCACCCGAATCGTACGCCGACTTCGACGCGGCCATCGCGCTGCTCGAACGCCTGCAGCTCGTGGGGCAGGCCACGTGGACGTCCACGTCGACGAAGACGGGGGGCTTCGCCCTCGTGATCCACGACTACGCGGCCACGAACCGCGACGTCGTTCGAGACCTGCTGCGAATGTGGGGGCTCTCGCCGTCGCTCGCCCGGACGGATCGGGACATCGTCCTGCCCGTCAGTCTGGCCGTCGGACGGGCCACCAAACCCGAGCTCAACGTCCAGACGCGCTCGGTCTACGACCTGATCGAGCTCGCCGCGCGTGCGGTCGAAGTGCCGCCCGAGCACGCCGCGCTGCACCTGGCCGATCCCGAACTCGCGGGCGTTTCGTCCTTTCGGGGCGTGATGCGGATCCACAGCTCCTCGAGTCGTCCGTCCACCGACGTGCTCGTCGCCGTCCGCCACCGCGGCTACTGGTTCTACATCGCGGCGGACGACGGACCGAGCAAGCTCGCATTCCGCCTGCTGCATACCCTCATCGGCATGCGCCTCGTCGAGGGAACGCCGCAGACGGTGCCGACGCTCACGATCCCCGTGGGGAGGTGAGTCCCGGCGCGGTCTCGCACCTTGCGCGCCGGGGACCGGGTGCGCAGCTTCGAGGGTGATGACGGAACGCAGAGCGCAGGCGAACGATCTCCTGCTCCGGTTCGCGGACCGCACCGGGCTGCTCTCCCCGCGCGTCCCGCAGCGTTATCTCTGGACCGACGCCTTTGCCGTCTGCACGCTCGAAGGTCTGGGGCGCATCACCGGAGAATCGCGATTCGGCGAGCTGGCCCTGCAGCTGGTGGATCAGGTGCATCACGTCCTCGGCCGGCATCGGCCCGACGATCCGCGCTCCGGTTGGATCAGCGGGCTCGGCGACGCGGACGGCGAGAGACATCCGACCGCGGGCGGCTTCAGGATCGGCAAGCCGCTCCCCGAACGCCAGCCGGGGGAGCCGCTCGACGAACGCCTCGAATGGGACCGGGACGGCCAGTACTTCCACTACCTCACCAAGTGGATGCACGCGCTCGATCAGGTGACCCGATGGACCGGCCAGCCGCTCTTCACGCGCTGGGCACGGGAGCTGGCGCGGGTCTCGCACCGCGCCTTTACGTACATGCCGCGGCCAGGCGGACCGAAACGGATGTACTGGAAGATGAGCGTCGACCTGTCGCGCCCGCTGGTTCCCTCGATGGGACAGCACGATCCGGTCGACGGCTTCGTCACGTGCCTGCAGCTCGAAGCCACGGGGTCGGGAATCGAGCCGCGCGTGACCGACGCGCGCGAGGACTTTGCGGCGATGATCGATCGCCGCGCGCTCGCGACGACGGACCCCCTCGGCATCGGGGGACTCTTGGCGGATGCCTGTCGGCTCGCACAGCTCGCGCCGCACGACGCCGGCGTCGACGCCTTGATCGACGCGCTGCTCGCATCGGCGCTCGCCGGACTCCCACGCTACCTGGCTCAGTTCGACCTCCGCGCCCCAGCGCGCCACCGTCTCGCATTCCGCGAGCTCGGGCTCGCCATCGGACTGGCCGGCGTCGAGTCGGCGGCCTGGCACGGCGTGAGCCCCACGGTCCGCACGCGCCTCGATCGGCTGGCGCCGTTCGTACGACTCCGTGCCGACATCGAGACGTTCTGGCTCGAACCGAGCCACCGGCGCGCCGACACCTGGCTCGAGCACGAAGACATCAACGACGTCATGCTGGCGACGAGCCTCGAACCCGACGGATTCCTGATCCTCGGCCCCGCCCCGGGCGTCTAGCCGTTGGCCGCGCGGCGAGCCGCCCCGTACAGCTCGGTGAGCGCCGCGAGCTTGTGCACGGCGAGCACCACGAAGTCCGCGCCGAGTGGCGCCACCTTCGTCGGGTCGAATTGCTCGACGAGCCGAAGATAGGCTGCATCGACGTCGGTCGCATTCGACGCGGTGCCGAGCCCAAGGGCTCGGAGGGCGCTCGCACCTTCGTCATCCCGCGCAACCGCGCGGCGTGTCGCAGCCGCCGTGGCGGCCGTGCCGGTGTCGCCGGTCGGCTCGCTCGGTCCCAGGTAGTCGCGGATCTCCCGCATGCCCGCGCCGAGCCGCTCGGCGATGGCGGTAAAGACGCGGCGCTCGTCGTCGTCGACGGCGCCGTCGCTCGCGGCCACGCCCGCGAGCACCGAGAGCACCGTCCCGATGAGAGCTGGACCGGTACCCGAGAGCGCGCGGCATGCCTCGCCGACGTCGACCGGCATCCGGGTGGCCCGCTGCAGCTCCTCGGCTACGAGTGGGCTCAACGGCCCGAGGCCGATCTGGTCGAGGCGGGTGGCCTCGTGGATCTCCTCGGTCGCAAGCCGTCGATCCGCGACCATCATGGCGGCGACGAGCCGCGCAATCGCGTGGCGGAGCGTCGGCTGGCCTGTCGTTGGATTCGGGTCCATCGCTCACCTCCGATCATGCCCCGTCGGACGGGACCGACCTATTGCACCGTGCATGCCATCGGAGCGGTCGTGATCGAGGCGTTTCGATTCCCAGCTGCCGGAACCGACGGCCCGGGATCACCCCGAAGTCGGAAATCGCCGGCGCCGTCGGAGCCGGCCGCACGCGACGGCACGGCACGGTACGCCGCTTGGATTCCCGGAAGGACGTGTCGTACGTACCGGACATGGTCGCCGAACGCGATCCTCCGCCATGAAGAACTTCGAGATCGCGCGCCTCTTCGACCTGATGGCCGACGTGCTCGAGCTGCGCGAGGAAAACGTCTTCCGGATCCGGGCATATCGGCGCGCCGCACAGAGCCTCGAATCGCTCCGCGAGGACGTACAGACGCTCGCACGGGACGATCGCCTCGACGAGATCCCGGGCATCGGCGCCGACCTGGCCGGCAAGATCGCCGAGTACCTCCAGACCGGCCACGTGCGCGACATCGAGCGGGCCACGAAGAAGATCCCGGCCGGCGTGGTGGCGCTCATGAACGTACCCGGCATCGGGCCCAAGATGGCGATGCGGCTTCACGAGAAGGGCATCACGGGCATCGATCGCCTCGAGAAGGCCGCCCGTGCGGGCCGGCTGCGCGGGCTGCCGGGCATCCAGGCCAAGACCGAGCAGAGCATCCTGCGCGGCATCGCGCTGGTGCGCAGCGGCGAGGCGCGCATGCTGCTCGGCCGCGCGCTTCCGATCGGCAGGACGATCGTCGAAGCGCTACGGCGCACCCGCGGCGTGAAGCAGATCACCCTCGCCGGGTCCGTGCGGCGCGGTCGCGAAACCGTCGGCGACATCGACGTGCTCGTCACGTCCGATCGCCCCGCCGCCGTGATGGACGCCTTCGTCGCGCTGCCGGACGTCGCCGAGATCCTCGAGAAGGGTGCGACCAAAGGATCCATCCGGCATCGCGAAGGCATCCAGGTCGACCTCCGCGTGATGGAGCCGGCGTCGTTCGGCGCTGCGCTCGTCTACTTCACCGGGTCGAAGCAGCACAACATCCGGATTCGCGAGATGGCGGTGCGGAGGCATCTCAAGATCAACGAGTACGGCGTGTTCCGCGAGAAGAGCGGCGCGCGCGTGGCGGGCGCGACCGAGGAGGAGGTCTACAGCGCCGTCGGGCTGCCGTGGATCCCGCCGGAGCTGCGTGAGGACGCGGGCGAGATCGAGGCCGCGCTCGCGCGCCGTCTGCCCGCGCTCGTCACGCTCGACGAGGTGCGCGGCGACCTGCATTGCCACACGAAGGCCTCCGACGGCCGCGCGACGATCGAGGAGCTGGTCGGCGCAGCGCGGGAGCGCGGCTACGAGTACGTGGCCATCACCGATCACAGCCGCTCCGCGCGTGTCGCCGGCGGACTCTCCCTTCCGGAGATCCGTACGCATGCCGCCAGAGTCCGCGCCGTCGCCCGAACCTCGCGCGGGATCAACGTGCTCGCCGGAGTCGAGTGCGACATCATGCCGGACGGGTCGATGGATTATCCGGACGAGGTGCTCGGCCAGCTCGACGTGGTGGTCGCGGCCGTGCACGCCCGCTTCAAGCAGCCGGGACCGGAGATGACGCGGCGACTCTGCCGCGCGCTCGAGAACCCGAACGTCGACGTGCTCGCGCATCCGTCCGGCCGCCTCCTCGGCGAACGCGACGCATACGCCTTCGACCTCGAGAGGGTCCTGGACACCGCCAAGCGGCACGACAAGGCGATCGAGATCAACGCCTATCCGACGCGACTCGACCTGAACGCCGTGCAGGCCCGCCGCGCGCACGAGCGCGGCGTCCTGCTCGCGATCGACACCGACGCCCACATGGTCGACCATCTCGCCTCGATGGAGCTCGGCGTCATGACCGCGCGCCGCGGATGGGTGCAGCCGGCGGGCGTCATCAATACCTGGCCGGTGAAGAAGCTCCGCGCATGGCTCGCACGGCACCGAGGATGACCGAGGCGGGCCGATCGTAGTCGACCGAGCCGCTGGCTACTCGTTGCTCGCGCGGCGGCGTACTGGGGATTCGACGACGTCGCGCGCCGGTGCCGTCGGCGCGACGCCGCCACGGGCACGCGCCTTCAGCCTGCGCAGGCCGTGTCGCACGTAGTCGGCGTCGAGGCTCAGGCAATGGCAGATCGTTTCGAAGGCACAGAGCCAGGAGCGATCCTCCGACTCGATCCAGCGCTCGGCGCCGGCGAACAGCTCCCGAGTCCGCCGGTCCGCCGGCGTCAGGTACTTCATGTAGTCCTCGATCCCGAGCTCCAAGACCGCGAACATGAGCCGCTGCTCGCCCGTCAGGTCCTTGCGCCGGCGGACACGGTCGAAATACTGCGTCGGCAGCAGGGCATCGGGGACGAAGACACGCGAGGCGCGCTCGTGAGCGTCGTCTTTTGGCACCATCCGCATGTAACCACGATTCACCGTCATGGTAGGGCCGGGTGCACGAGCGGCCGCTCGCTCCGTCGCGACGGGGGTCCCGCAAGGTCAGGCGGTTGCGAAGGATTGGGACGGTGACGAGTCACGGCGCGCGCCGAGCGATCAAACTCACGGCGAACACCCCGGCCGCCGCCATCACGATCAGCGGGCCCGTGGGACGGTCGAAGCGGGTTGCGAGCGCGTCGCCCGCGACCGTGGCGAATACCGCCACCAGGGCCGCGGTCGTGAGCATGCCGCGGAGGCTCCGCGCCAGATACTTCGCCGTGGCCGCCGGGATGATGATCAGCGACCCCATCAGCAGGACGCCCAGGTAGCGGAGCCCGAGCGCCACGGTGAGCGCGAATGCGAACAGGTAGATCAGATCGAGGCGGCGGACGTCGACCCCCGCGGTGCGCGCGATGTCGGGCGACACGAGCGCGACGAGGAGCCGGTGACGTGCCACGAGAACGAAAACCACCACGGCGATGGCACCTGCGAGGCCGATGGCGAGCTCCCCTTGCGTCAGGGCACCCGGCGAGCCGAGAAGCGCATCGATCAGCTCGTCACCCGAGGCGAGGATGCTGCCCACCGCGAGCGCCGTCGAGAAGACGACACCGATCAACGTCTCGGTCGCGATCCGCGTTCGACTCTCGAGCGTCCAGATGAGAACGGCGCCGAGGCCGAGCGCCGCGGCGGCACCGAGCGCAGGATGCACGCCGAACGCCAGCGCGAGACCGATCCCCGGCAACGCGACGTGCGAGATCGCATCCGCGGCGAGCGTCATGCGACGCATCACCGCGAAGCTCCCGACGAGCCCGGCCGCGACGGCCATCGCGATCGAGAGCACGAGCGCGCTAGCCGGCATCGTCGTGCAGGTGGAACTTGACGGGCGCGCCGTACATCTCGGCCATCTTCTCGGGCGTGAGCACGTCGCGCGGCGCACCCAGGCACGGGCGACCACGGCCGAGACAGAGCACGCTGGAGGCATGCCGATAGACGATGCTGAGCTCGTGCGAGATCAGCATCAACGTCAGCCCCCTGCGCTCCTGCAGCCGGCGGATGGTGGCGTAGATGCGCTCTCCACCCGGCTCGTCGACTCCGGCGGTGGGCTCGTCGAAGAGCAGCACCGTCGGCCGCCCGATGAGCGCGAAGGCCAACAGCAGCCGCTGGAATTGCCCACCCGAGAGCGTGCCGATCGGACGCGTCGCGCTCGCGACCGGCAGCCCGACGAGATCGAGCGCGTCCGCGAGCTCGTCCCGGCCGGCCCGCGAGAGCGCCAACTTCGCGCGCAGGAAATCGAGACCCGTGATCGGCAGGTCGCGCTCGATGTCGAGCTTCTGTGGCACGTACCCGACCCGCGTGCCAGGCGCCCACTCGAGGGCTCCGCGATATGGCACCGCGCCCACGAGCGCGCGGAAGAGCACCGTCTTTCCCGAGCCGTTCGGACCGATCACGGCGAGGGTGCTTCCCTGCGGCACCGCGAAGCTGAGGTCGTCGAGGACGGGAGTCCCTCCGAAGGCTACCGACAGATGCTCGACTCGCAGAACGACCTCCACGCCGGGGCTCTCTAGCATTGGGCGCGCGCCTTCACCGCACCGGTTCGCGATGGCTCCGCGGGAGCGTGTTCCGCCACCGTCGTCTCACCTGGGCCGCCGCAACACCGGCGGTGCGGACGGGCGCGATCGAGCCCCACGCTCTCGCCGTCCGCGGATGAGGCCCGCCTCCAGGCGAACGAAGCGGAGCGTCTTCCGGTCGTAGGTGCGCAGGTCGATGCCGAGCCGGCGTGCCAACCGCGTAACGGCGGGAAGGAGCTCCGGGTCGGCCTTTCGCCAGAAGGGCCTGAGCTCTCGCAGGAATACGTTCGCGGTGACCGGCCCGATCCCGTAGAACGCCTCCACACGCGCCTCGAGGTCGTGCGCGTCGAGGGCGAGGTCGTGCAGCCGCAGGAGGCTTCCGCCGTATTCGTCGAGGAGCGTTTGGCAATCGCGCAGGACCTGAGTGGATTTCCGACCGTCGTAGCGAACGTAACCGCCCTCGCGCATGATCGGGTCCACCAGGAAGTCCCAGCCGGCGCGGACGATCGCTCGGGGGCTCGTCATCCGGTGGCGGACGAAGACCCGGAAAGTGTTCTTGGCGATGTCCTCCGAGATCCGGGCGCCGAAGAGCACGCTGGCGAGGAACCAACGAAAGCACTCGGCGTCGGTGTTCCGGGCGAGCTCTATCCCGAGCTCTTCGGAATAGAGCGTGGTGCGTGCGAGCGCTGCGGTTGCGCCGGCGCTCGCGGTTCGACGGGCGCCCGCTCGCGGATGGCCGCTCCCCGTCCTCGTCAACGCACCGATGTGTAGCCGCCGGGGACGCCGGCCGGCGACAGGACGATCTGCCAGAGCTGGTTCTGGCACGCCCGGACGGCAGCGGCGCACGTAAGTGGATAGTCTCGCCACACGCGACGGAACCGCTCGTCGTAGCCGTCGCGGAGCCGGCTCCAATTCGACCGGACGTTGCCTACTCCGACGTGGCTCGGGAACGACAGCCGCTCGGCTCGCATGGTCATTCCGCAGCCGAGCCGCAGCAATCACCATGCCGCCCA
Proteins encoded in this window:
- a CDS encoding metal ABC transporter ATP-binding protein; the protein is MEVVLRVEHLSVAFGGTPVLDDLSFAVPQGSTLAVIGPNGSGKTVLFRALVGAVPYRGALEWAPGTRVGYVPQKLDIERDLPITGLDFLRAKLALSRAGRDELADALDLVGLPVASATRPIGTLSGGQFQRLLLAFALIGRPTVLLFDEPTAGVDEPGGERIYATIRRLQERRGLTLMLISHELSIVYRHASSVLCLGRGRPCLGAPRDVLTPEKMAEMYGAPVKFHLHDDAG